Sequence from the Nocardia brasiliensis genome:
TGCAGGCTGGTGAGCCTGTACGGACCGTCGGAATGCTCGGTGGCGTTGCAGCACATCGTTTCTCCCGAGGACGCCGATCGCGCAGGCGTGCCGATCGGCCGCCCGGTCGAAGGGGTCGCGGTGGATCTGGTCGACGCCGCGGGCCGTCCCACCGAGGTGTACGGCGAGATCGCACTGCGCAGTCCCCATGTGGCGCTGGGCTATTGGCATCGTCCGGAACTGACCGAGCGGGCGTTCGGCACCGGCCGCGACGGTGTTCCGTACTACCGCACGGGTGATCTGGCCCGGCGGCTGCCCGACGGCAGGCTCGTCTTCGTCGGTCGCAAGGACCGGCAGGTGAAGATCCGCGGGCATCGGGTGGAGCCGGGGGAGGCCGAGACCTTCCTGCGCGCGCACCCGACGGTCGGTGAGGCGGCCGTTGTGCTCGACACCGACGCCGAGGTGCCCCGGTTGGTCGCCTACCTCACCCAGGAGGGCCCGCTCGAACCCGACCATCTGGAGTTGTCGGCGTTCCTGCGAACCAGACTGCCCGACTACATGATTCCGTCGGCCTACATGGTGCTCGACCGGTTGCCGCGCGGTCTCACCGGCAAGCTGGACCGGGCCAAGCTGCCGAAGCTCGCCCCGGCCGCGCCGCCGATCTACCTCCCGCCGAGCACGGAGCTCGAACGCGTGGTCGCCGAGGTGTGGGCGCAGGTGCTCGATCGCGAAGTCGGCCTCGGCCAGAACTTCTTCGACCTCGGCGGGCACTCGCTCGCGGTGGCCAGGGTGCGCGGGCTGCTGGAGCGCCGGCTCGGCATCGAACTGGCGATGACCGACCTGTTCGCCGCGCCGACCGTCGACGGTCTGGCGAAGGCCCTGGCTGGGCGGGCGAGCGCGCCCGAGGAGGCCGACCGCGGGCACGACCGGCGCGCGGCCGCGGCGCGCAGGCGGGCACACCGCCACAGTGCGGGCTCGCCCCCGCCACCCCAGTCCGACGACGAGAGCCTGGATCCGCGATGACGCACGACGACAACGACTTCCGGATCGCCGTGACCGGCATGGCCTGCCGGTTCCCCGGCGCCGACACGGTCTCCGAGTACTGGCAGAACCTGTGCGCGGGGCGGGAATCGGTGGGTCCGCTCGCGCCGGAGACCATGCCCGCCGACCCGCCCGCCGGCTACGTGCACGTGGGCGCGGTGCTGGCGGACGCGGACAAGTTCGACGCGGAGTTCTTCGACATGAGCCCCCGTGAGGTCCAGCTGACCGACCCGCAGCAGCGGTTGTTCCTGCTGTGCGCGTGGGAGGCGCTGGAGGACAGCGGTCGGCTCGCCACCGAGAATCCGGGCGCGGTAGGCGTTTTCGCGGGCTCCGGCCTGAGCACCTACCTACTGCGCAACCTGGCCGGGCACGCGAGCCTGTTCCAGACACCGAGCTCGCAACTGCACGCCCTGCACGGCAACGCCTCGGATTACCTCGCCACCAGGGTCTCCTACAAGTTGAACCTGACCGGCCCGAGCTTCGCCGTGCAGACCGCGTGCTCGACGTCGCTGGTCGCGATTCATCAAGCGGCACAGGCCCTGCTCGACTTCCAGTGCGACGTGGCGGTGGCGGGCGGAGCGAGCGTCCAGGTGCCGCAGCAGGCGGGCTACATCTACGAGGAGGGCTCGATCCTGTCTCCGGACGGGCACTGCCGCGCCTTCGATGCCGAGGCCGGGGGCACGGTCTTCGGCTCCGGTGTCGGCGTCGTAGTGCTCAAGCGGCTCACCGACGCGCTCGCCGACGGCGATCGGGTGCACGCCGTGATCCTCGGCTCCGCGGTGAACAACGACGGCGCCAACAAGATCGGCTACACCGCACCGGGCATCGCGGGCCAGCGCGCCGTCATCCGAGAAGCGTTGTCGGCGGCCGGTATCGGCGCCGACACCATCGGCTACGTCGAAGCGCACGGCACCGGAACCAAGCTGGGCGATCCGATCGAGATCGCGGCGCTCAGCGCCGCCTACCGCGAGCACACGGCCGCGACCGGGTACTGCGCGCTGGGATCGGTGAAATCCAATGTGGGTCACCTGAATTCCGCAGGCGGCGTCGCCGGTTTCATCAAAGCGGTGCTCGCGGTGCGCGACGGTCGCATTCCGGCGAGCCTGCATTACACGAGGCCGAATCCGGAGATCGACTTCGCGGCGAGCCCGTTCTATGTCAACACCGAGCTGACCGAGTGGCGCGATACGGTGCGGCGGGCGGGCGTGAGCGCGTTCGGCATCGGCGGCACCAACGCGCACGTCATCGTGGAACAGCCGCCGACCGCGACGCCGAGCGCGCAGGCGAGTGGCCCACGCGCGCTGCTGATCTCGGCGCGCACCGCGCAGGACGCCGACCGCGCCGCGGCCAGGCTGGCCGACCACCTCGACCACACCGAGGTCGAATTGGCCGCGGTCGCACACACCTTGGCGCATCGCAGGCGGGCGTTCGCGCATCGGCGCATGGTGGTGGCGAGCAGCTCGGCGCAGGCGGCGGCGGCACTGCGCAAGCCGGTGGCGGGCGAGGCGGTGCCCAACCCGGCACTGGCGTGGCTGTTCCCCGGCCAGGGCGTCGCGCTCGGTGCGGCGGTGCTCGAGCTCGCGGCCACCGTGGCGCCGTTCGGCCGCCGCCTGCGCGAGTGCGCGGAGCTGTTGCGTGCCGACGGTTTCGATCTGGACGCGGCGATCCGGCAGGCCGAGGGCACCGAGCAGAGCCAGGTCGCGCTGTTCGCGGTGGAGTACGCACTCGCGGGCATGTGGGGCGAGTTCGGCCTGGCGCAGGCCGAACTGCTCGGGCACAGCCTCGGCGAACTGGTGTGCGCCACCCTCGCCGGCGTCTTCACCTTGCCCGACGCGCTGCGCCTGATGGTCGAGCGCGGCCGGATCATGGCGGCCGCACCGCCCGGCGGGATGCTCGCGATCTCCAAGGGCGCGGACGCCGTGCTCGAGCGGCTGCCCGAGGACGTATGGCTGGCCGCCGACAACTCCGCGAACCGCTGCGTGGTCGCGGGCGCGCCTGCCGCATTGCTGCGGCTGTCCGCCGAATTGTCCGAGGAGGGCGCGGCGAGCTCGCCGCTGCCCGTCGGGCACGCGTTCCACACCCCGCTGATGGACGAGGCCGCGGCGCGGTTCGCGGAGCTGGTGCGCGGTGTGGCGCGCCAGGCGCCCCGGATCTCGTTCTGGTCGAACGTCACCGGCGCGCCGATCACCGCCGAGCAAGCGGTCGATCCGGCGTACTGGGCGCGGCAGATGTCGAGCACGGTCCGCTTCCGTACCGCCGCGCTGGGCCTGCTCGCCCGCAACCCGCACACCGTCGCGCTCGAGGTGGGGCCCGGCAAGTCGCTGGTCTCGTTCCTGCGCACCGCCGATCGCGGGTCGGCCACGGTCGGCACGCTCGGCGTCGGACTCGGCGCGGGCGCGCCGGAAGCGGCGATCATCGAAGCGGCGGGCCGACTCTGGCTCGCCGGCGTAGCGGTCGACTTCGAGGCCGTCTACGGTGACCGCACCCCGGCGGCGGTGAGCCTGCCGACGTATCCCTTTGCGCTGAAGCGCTATTGGGTCGACCCGCCGGAGACCGCGCCGACCCTGGTCCGCACGGTCGCGCCGGCGCCGCCGGTCCCGCCCACCCCCGATCCGGCCGCGGCCGCCGGGGCCGAGGAGGACGAGTTCGTGGCCGCGGTGCGCCAGCGCGTGCACGCCGTGTGGTGTGCCGCTCTCGGTGTCGACACGGTGGGCGTCGACGCGAACTTCTTCGAACTGGGCGGCGATTCGCTGCTCGCGGTGCACGTCGCCACTCAGCTGCGCGCCATCTTCCCGCTGGAACTCGCGCTCGGCGAATTGTTCGCGGGGCCGACCGTGGCGGGGATGGCCGAAACCATTGCCGAGCACCTGATGCGGCGGTTGGACGAGCTGTCCGACGCCGAGGTCGAACTGCTGCTGAATCAGCCGGGGACGGCCGAAGAACGGAGCAACAATGCCTGAACTCGTCGACACCGGCGCCTCGCGCCGCGAACTGCTGCGGCGCTGGGTCGCGGGCAGCACCCCGCGCGCGGGCATCCCACGCCGTCCCGATCCCACCGCGGCCGCGCCGCTTTCGGCGGCACAGCAGCGGATCTGG
This genomic interval carries:
- a CDS encoding type I polyketide synthase, with protein sequence MTHDDNDFRIAVTGMACRFPGADTVSEYWQNLCAGRESVGPLAPETMPADPPAGYVHVGAVLADADKFDAEFFDMSPREVQLTDPQQRLFLLCAWEALEDSGRLATENPGAVGVFAGSGLSTYLLRNLAGHASLFQTPSSQLHALHGNASDYLATRVSYKLNLTGPSFAVQTACSTSLVAIHQAAQALLDFQCDVAVAGGASVQVPQQAGYIYEEGSILSPDGHCRAFDAEAGGTVFGSGVGVVVLKRLTDALADGDRVHAVILGSAVNNDGANKIGYTAPGIAGQRAVIREALSAAGIGADTIGYVEAHGTGTKLGDPIEIAALSAAYREHTAATGYCALGSVKSNVGHLNSAGGVAGFIKAVLAVRDGRIPASLHYTRPNPEIDFAASPFYVNTELTEWRDTVRRAGVSAFGIGGTNAHVIVEQPPTATPSAQASGPRALLISARTAQDADRAAARLADHLDHTEVELAAVAHTLAHRRRAFAHRRMVVASSSAQAAAALRKPVAGEAVPNPALAWLFPGQGVALGAAVLELAATVAPFGRRLRECAELLRADGFDLDAAIRQAEGTEQSQVALFAVEYALAGMWGEFGLAQAELLGHSLGELVCATLAGVFTLPDALRLMVERGRIMAAAPPGGMLAISKGADAVLERLPEDVWLAADNSANRCVVAGAPAALLRLSAELSEEGAASSPLPVGHAFHTPLMDEAAARFAELVRGVARQAPRISFWSNVTGAPITAEQAVDPAYWARQMSSTVRFRTAALGLLARNPHTVALEVGPGKSLVSFLRTADRGSATVGTLGVGLGAGAPEAAIIEAAGRLWLAGVAVDFEAVYGDRTPAAVSLPTYPFALKRYWVDPPETAPTLVRTVAPAPPVPPTPDPAAAAGAEEDEFVAAVRQRVHAVWCAALGVDTVGVDANFFELGGDSLLAVHVATQLRAIFPLELALGELFAGPTVAGMAETIAEHLMRRLDELSDAEVELLLNQPGTAEERSNNA